The Brevibacillus brevis genome contains a region encoding:
- a CDS encoding vWA domain-containing protein, with translation MRKIVKTSGITMLVVSLVGCSSSEQFVSRSENGNKPAASVAQSQNNQVASSPSPPSQLADYALKKSADPLPNDMYFKDYGTNQFVTTAKDRLSTFAADVDTASYTMMRHFIKDGTLPPAEAIRVEEFINFFPTSYPAPTNQTFAIKADSGPSPFQKNLQVVRIGIKGKELSAEERKPANLVFVIDVSGSMNRENRLELVKKSLHVLVDQLQPTDSVGIVVYGSEGRVLLPPTSAEDKHAILSAIDELQPEGSTNAEEGLVLGYEMAARSFKPSAINRVILCSDGVANVGETGAEGILRSIEDYARKDIYLSTFGFGMGNYNDVLMEQLANKGEGNYAYIDTFSEARRIFTESLTGTLQTIARDVKIQVEFDPKKVGSYRLIGYENRDVRDKDFRNDKTDAGEIGAGHSVTALYEVKLASPAHADIGTVRVRYHHASSQKVEEISESVKMQNALSPEVAFLAAVAEYGEILRESPYAERSSLADVLKLAEATATGEEQLEFVRLVKDSMAISRN, from the coding sequence ATGAGAAAAATTGTGAAAACCAGTGGCATCACCATGTTGGTCGTATCCTTGGTCGGATGCAGCTCGAGCGAGCAGTTCGTATCAAGAAGCGAAAACGGAAACAAACCAGCAGCATCTGTTGCGCAAAGCCAAAACAATCAGGTAGCCTCCAGTCCAAGTCCTCCCAGCCAACTAGCTGATTACGCCCTGAAAAAATCGGCCGATCCCCTCCCCAATGACATGTACTTCAAAGATTACGGCACCAACCAATTTGTCACGACGGCGAAGGACCGCCTGTCTACTTTTGCCGCTGATGTGGACACCGCCTCTTACACCATGATGCGCCATTTTATAAAAGACGGTACTCTCCCGCCAGCTGAAGCCATTCGGGTGGAGGAATTCATCAATTTCTTCCCCACTTCGTATCCCGCGCCTACCAATCAGACATTTGCGATCAAAGCCGATAGTGGCCCCTCTCCCTTTCAAAAAAATCTTCAAGTAGTGCGAATCGGGATCAAAGGAAAGGAATTAAGTGCAGAAGAGCGGAAGCCCGCTAATCTCGTCTTTGTCATTGACGTATCTGGCTCGATGAATCGGGAGAACCGATTAGAACTGGTGAAAAAAAGCTTACATGTCCTTGTCGATCAACTCCAACCTACAGATTCAGTAGGGATCGTCGTCTACGGATCAGAGGGACGCGTTCTTTTGCCCCCAACCTCTGCCGAAGACAAACACGCGATTTTATCAGCCATCGATGAACTGCAACCCGAAGGCTCCACCAATGCGGAAGAAGGGCTCGTGCTCGGTTATGAAATGGCGGCCCGTTCCTTCAAGCCTAGTGCCATTAACAGGGTGATTTTATGCTCCGACGGGGTGGCGAATGTAGGAGAAACAGGGGCCGAGGGCATTTTGCGTTCGATCGAGGACTATGCGCGAAAAGACATTTACTTGAGCACCTTTGGCTTTGGCATGGGAAACTATAATGATGTTCTGATGGAGCAGCTGGCGAATAAAGGAGAAGGCAACTACGCCTACATTGATACGTTTTCGGAGGCTCGCCGCATTTTTACGGAATCATTGACGGGCACCCTCCAAACGATCGCTCGTGACGTAAAAATTCAGGTGGAATTCGACCCTAAGAAGGTAGGCTCGTATCGCTTGATCGGCTATGAGAACCGCGATGTCCGCGACAAAGATTTTCGCAACGACAAGACAGATGCGGGGGAGATCGGCGCTGGCCATAGTGTGACCGCTCTTTATGAAGTGAAGCTCGCTTCCCCTGCCCATGCAGATATCGGGACGGTTCGCGTGCGCTATCATCATGCCTCTTCCCAAAAAGTAGAGGAAATCTCCGAGTCTGTGAAGATGCAAAATGCCTTGTCTCCAGAAGTGGCGTTCCTTGCTGCTGTAGCAGAATACGGGGAAATATTGCGGGAGAGTCCGTATGCCGAAAGAAGTTCCCTTGCCGATGTACTCAAACTGGCGGAAGCCACAGCCACCGGAGAGGAACAGCTCGAATTTGTCCGTTTGGTTAAAGACAGCATGGCAATCAGCAGGAACTAA
- a CDS encoding AAA family ATPase — protein MNLGIQVTQNQLMDVLLNVAVARPVFIWGAPGIGKSSLVEAFAEQVGLPCVSLLGSQLAPEDIIGVPQIVDGKSRFCPPAQIAREEPYCLFLDELNACSQEVQKAFYSLIHERRIGEYHLPEGSIVIGAGNRAQDSAIVKPMSSALINRMFHVQLLVSYEQWMNWAYSNGIHSYVLQFLEVRPDYLWSQPPKSEEPFSTPRSWHMLSDALNEFGENLTSEMVGVLAFGCLTPQHAAQFRAFHKNIQGKYQLNRILEGEASFPTAPEDRDVLYFLSDSFRSQIKKELPADKASLGEQHKRFAHRAKALLKELSSISLEMAQMVVARHEDGDGLPDWFVVEVIRDLPRLAMDRKGK, from the coding sequence ATGAATCTAGGAATTCAAGTAACGCAAAATCAACTGATGGATGTGCTGCTAAACGTTGCGGTAGCTCGTCCAGTATTTATTTGGGGCGCACCGGGTATCGGCAAGTCGTCTCTTGTCGAGGCGTTTGCTGAGCAGGTGGGCCTGCCTTGCGTATCGTTATTGGGTAGTCAGCTGGCACCTGAGGATATTATCGGTGTCCCACAGATCGTAGACGGGAAAAGCAGATTTTGCCCACCTGCGCAAATTGCGCGAGAAGAACCGTACTGCTTGTTTCTTGACGAATTGAATGCATGCTCGCAAGAAGTGCAAAAGGCGTTTTACAGTCTGATTCATGAGCGGAGAATCGGGGAGTACCATCTGCCAGAAGGGTCCATTGTGATTGGAGCAGGAAACCGTGCGCAGGATAGCGCGATTGTCAAACCGATGTCGTCTGCTCTGATCAACCGGATGTTCCATGTGCAATTGCTAGTCTCGTATGAACAATGGATGAATTGGGCGTACAGTAACGGCATCCATTCCTACGTGCTGCAATTTTTGGAGGTGCGCCCGGACTATTTGTGGTCGCAGCCACCGAAGAGCGAGGAACCGTTTTCTACTCCGCGTTCCTGGCACATGCTCTCTGATGCCCTGAACGAATTCGGTGAGAACTTGACGTCAGAGATGGTGGGGGTACTGGCCTTCGGATGCTTGACGCCCCAGCATGCTGCTCAATTTCGGGCTTTTCACAAGAACATTCAAGGCAAATACCAGCTCAACCGTATTTTGGAGGGAGAAGCTTCCTTCCCGACGGCTCCAGAGGATCGGGACGTACTGTATTTTCTGTCCGATTCATTCCGTTCGCAGATTAAAAAAGAACTGCCAGCGGATAAAGCCTCCTTGGGGGAGCAGCATAAACGGTTCGCGCACCGGGCGAAAGCTCTCTTGAAGGAGCTCTCTTCCATCTCTTTGGAAATGGCGCAAATGGTAGTCGCGCGGCACGAGGATGGCGACGGATTGCCAGATTGGTTCGTTGTGGAGGTCATTCGTGATTTACCGCGTCTGGCTATGGACAGGAAGGGAAAATAG
- a CDS encoding vWA domain-containing protein → MARGVQNDPATQNYEQAVHFLSHHPMFGPLSSRAHFYRSERSICPDNGWVVVTREGSLYAHPKRRGEVGEWIYVLAHALLHLGFGHFVEKEQPILWNIACDCYITRFLRDMKLGKPPAEMAFELDKSGKSEEELYDWFVEHGVPEHLKLFGTGGEKQADMLFADKYVRYTYNRDVKWERLLGIGLAQAVQSAVSVAGGYSDALGNEENQLSEAQKAKRWFINHYPLLASLASHFTIIEDSQICQRLQISVAAIDVTSNEIFINPAAGLDEEECKFVMAHELLHAGLRHHERCQGRDPYYWNVSCDYVINQWLMELGVGRFPQIGGLYDPDLKGLSAEAIYDRIVTDMRTYRKLYTLRGIGMGDILDGDDPRFWEKGPGTTLDDFYRNAMSQGLIYHQEKGRGLLPAGLVEEIRALGQPPIPWDVQLARWFDEHFPPLEKSRTYARASRRQSSTPDIARPAWSFRETDQLARTFGVVIDTSGSMDTKLLGKALGAIASYSEARDVPYARVVFCDAQAYDAGYLSPEDIAGRVKVKGRGGTILQPGIDMLEKATDFPKDGPILIITDGECDRIKVTRSHAIMLPKGSNLPFVARGPVFRME, encoded by the coding sequence ATGGCCAGAGGAGTTCAAAACGACCCGGCGACGCAAAACTACGAGCAGGCCGTCCATTTTTTGAGTCATCACCCGATGTTTGGTCCGCTGTCCTCGCGAGCGCACTTTTATCGTTCCGAGCGAAGTATTTGTCCGGATAACGGTTGGGTAGTCGTGACCCGGGAAGGCAGCTTGTACGCGCATCCGAAGCGCAGAGGGGAAGTCGGGGAATGGATTTATGTTCTCGCACATGCGCTGCTGCATTTGGGCTTCGGACATTTTGTGGAAAAAGAGCAGCCGATTTTGTGGAACATTGCATGCGATTGCTATATTACGCGTTTTTTGAGAGACATGAAGCTGGGGAAGCCTCCTGCTGAAATGGCCTTTGAGCTGGATAAATCGGGAAAGAGCGAAGAAGAGCTGTATGACTGGTTCGTAGAGCACGGGGTGCCAGAGCATTTGAAGCTGTTTGGAACGGGCGGAGAAAAACAGGCAGATATGCTGTTCGCGGATAAATACGTCCGGTACACCTACAATCGAGATGTGAAGTGGGAGCGGCTCTTAGGGATCGGGCTGGCGCAAGCTGTGCAAAGTGCTGTCAGCGTAGCGGGCGGCTATTCCGATGCTCTCGGGAATGAAGAGAACCAGCTGTCTGAGGCACAAAAGGCCAAGCGCTGGTTCATCAATCATTATCCATTGCTGGCTTCCTTAGCGAGTCATTTCACGATTATCGAGGATTCACAGATCTGTCAGCGGCTGCAAATCTCGGTGGCAGCCATTGATGTAACATCCAACGAAATCTTCATCAATCCTGCGGCGGGTTTGGATGAAGAGGAATGCAAATTCGTGATGGCACATGAGCTGTTGCACGCAGGGCTTCGCCACCATGAGCGTTGCCAAGGCCGGGACCCGTATTACTGGAATGTCAGCTGCGATTACGTGATCAATCAATGGCTGATGGAGCTCGGTGTCGGACGTTTTCCGCAAATTGGCGGACTGTACGACCCAGACTTGAAGGGACTTTCGGCAGAGGCCATTTACGATCGAATCGTGACGGACATGCGTACGTATCGCAAGCTCTACACCTTACGAGGAATCGGGATGGGCGATATTCTGGATGGAGACGATCCGCGTTTTTGGGAAAAGGGTCCGGGAACGACGTTGGATGACTTTTATCGCAATGCGATGTCGCAAGGCTTGATCTACCACCAAGAGAAAGGGAGAGGGCTTTTGCCTGCGGGGTTGGTAGAAGAGATTCGCGCCTTGGGACAACCGCCGATTCCGTGGGATGTTCAGCTTGCCCGTTGGTTTGACGAGCATTTTCCTCCGTTGGAAAAGAGCCGCACCTATGCAAGGGCAAGCCGTAGACAGTCCTCTACGCCTGACATTGCCCGTCCTGCCTGGAGCTTTCGGGAAACGGATCAGCTGGCACGCACGTTTGGCGTCGTGATTGATACATCCGGCTCGATGGATACCAAGCTGCTCGGCAAGGCATTGGGGGCGATCGCGAGCTACAGTGAAGCGCGAGATGTTCCGTATGCGCGCGTGGTCTTTTGTGATGCGCAGGCGTATGATGCGGGCTACCTTTCTCCCGAGGACATTGCAGGCCGCGTCAAAGTAAAAGGACGCGGGGGAACGATCCTGCAGCCGGGCATTGACATGCTGGAGAAAGCAACCGATTTTCCAAAGGACGGACCGATTTTGATCATTACCGATGGGGAATGCGATCGGATCAAAGTAACCCGGAGTCATGCCATCATGCTGCCGAAGGGGAGTAATCTGCCGTTCGTGGCGAGAGGACCGGTATTTCGAATGGAATAG
- a CDS encoding chromate transporter, translating into MEVLLVSTKLGLTSFGGPIAHLGYFYNEYIRRRKWMDEQSYADLVALCQFLPGPASSQVGIGIGIMRAGLWGGVAAWIGFTLPSVLALLIFAFTLQGVDSGSASWIHGLKVVAVAIVAHAVWGMGQKLAPDRTRVTIAISAATITLLWHSAWSQVTVMILAGIAGLLFFRQQKASELPEFRVPISRALAIACWIVFFGLLLVLPILRESTGFSLLALFESFYRAGSLVFGGGHVVLPLLEREVIPTGWVTQEAFLTGYGATQAVPGPLFTFAAYLGAMIAGGVGAVVATIAIFLPAFLLVIGALPFWNSLRRNSKIQGVLVGVNAAVVGILLAALYDPIWTSTILAPPDFIVAAILFIMLEHWKLPPWVVVVTGALCGLLLA; encoded by the coding sequence ATGGAAGTTTTGCTTGTTTCTACCAAGCTCGGTTTGACTTCATTCGGCGGTCCCATCGCGCATCTCGGTTATTTTTACAACGAATACATTCGACGTAGAAAATGGATGGATGAGCAAAGCTACGCAGATTTGGTTGCGCTTTGTCAGTTCCTCCCTGGTCCCGCAAGCAGCCAGGTAGGGATCGGAATTGGGATCATGCGAGCCGGATTGTGGGGAGGGGTTGCTGCATGGATCGGCTTCACTCTGCCTTCGGTGTTGGCGCTTCTGATATTTGCTTTCACTTTACAAGGTGTTGACAGTGGCAGTGCTTCTTGGATTCACGGTCTAAAAGTAGTAGCTGTTGCGATTGTTGCTCATGCCGTATGGGGGATGGGACAAAAGCTTGCCCCGGATCGAACGCGGGTGACGATCGCGATCAGCGCTGCTACCATCACGTTACTGTGGCATTCTGCATGGAGTCAGGTCACAGTCATGATCCTAGCAGGAATAGCAGGACTGCTTTTTTTCCGGCAGCAAAAAGCTTCGGAGCTCCCAGAATTTCGTGTGCCGATCAGTCGTGCACTAGCAATTGCCTGCTGGATTGTTTTCTTCGGACTTTTGCTTGTGCTGCCCATCCTCCGAGAGAGCACAGGCTTTTCCTTGCTAGCGTTGTTTGAGAGCTTTTACCGTGCGGGCTCACTTGTTTTTGGCGGAGGTCATGTTGTACTGCCTTTGCTGGAGAGAGAGGTGATCCCGACAGGGTGGGTAACGCAAGAAGCTTTTCTGACGGGCTACGGGGCTACACAAGCGGTACCAGGGCCATTGTTTACGTTTGCCGCTTATTTGGGAGCAATGATTGCAGGAGGAGTCGGTGCAGTAGTAGCTACGATTGCGATTTTTCTACCGGCCTTTTTACTCGTCATCGGCGCATTGCCGTTCTGGAATTCCTTGAGGAGAAATTCCAAAATTCAAGGAGTGCTGGTGGGTGTGAATGCAGCAGTCGTCGGTATTTTACTTGCAGCCCTGTACGATCCGATTTGGACGAGTACCATTCTTGCTCCGCCGGATTTTATCGTAGCGGCTATTTTGTTTATCATGCTGGAGCATTGGAAGCTGCCGCCATGGGTGGTTGTGGTTACGGGGGCTTTGTGCGGTCTGTTGCTGGCTTAG
- a CDS encoding TetR/AcrR family transcriptional regulator: MNKKKQQTEQTKKKIADASRILFMQKGYKATSIEDIVKATGYSGGNIYYHFKSKEGLFLHLIEAWNSEWEEKWLTKEQLYTTSIDKLYGMAEHFATDFMNHPLTKAADEFFDMSDKPSDVEERINEMIQGYIDFNQQLLQKGIDNGEFEMTNVTGVAIILDSLMFGLNQHSRRMEREEALATFRLAMDVFLFGIVKPSR; this comes from the coding sequence TTGAATAAAAAGAAGCAGCAAACGGAGCAGACAAAGAAGAAGATAGCGGATGCATCCAGGATTTTATTTATGCAAAAAGGCTACAAGGCCACATCCATAGAAGATATCGTGAAAGCTACTGGATACAGCGGCGGTAACATTTATTATCATTTCAAGAGCAAGGAAGGGCTATTTTTACATCTGATTGAAGCTTGGAACAGCGAATGGGAAGAGAAATGGCTGACCAAAGAACAGCTCTACACGACTTCGATCGATAAATTGTATGGAATGGCTGAACATTTTGCGACCGATTTTATGAACCATCCGCTGACCAAGGCTGCTGATGAATTTTTCGACATGTCGGATAAGCCTTCGGATGTGGAGGAGCGCATCAACGAAATGATCCAAGGTTATATTGACTTTAATCAACAGCTGCTCCAGAAGGGGATTGATAACGGCGAATTTGAAATGACGAATGTAACCGGAGTCGCCATTATCCTGGACAGCCTGATGTTTGGTTTAAATCAACACTCGCGGCGAATGGAACGAGAGGAAGCGCTGGCAACTTTTCGGTTAGCGATGGATGTGTTTTTATTTGGCATTGTCAAACCGTCCCGCTAG
- a CDS encoding MFS transporter, whose amino-acid sequence MALLLKNQGALLILMFNIFLVFTGIGLVIPIMPKYMESLGITGGTIGLLVAAFSLTQLLFSPIAGRWADSFGRKKIIVIGLVVFAISERMFGIANSPVLLFVSRLLGGISAALIMPAVMAYSADITTNEERAAGMGYITAAITTGFIIGPGIGGYIAEFGIRAPFYTAGIAGLIAACITLFILKESKPSEEALSDSHSSEKQRSSLLSQLMYSYREPYFFSLIIVFVMSFGLANFETVFSLFVDHKFGFEPKDIAFIITFGSIAGAVVQLTAFSWIMNRFGEKKVISVCLLFAGLFIVLTLFVHGFWMIFAVTFIVFLAIDILRPAISTQMSMLAKDQQGYVAGLNSAFTSLGNIAGPIVAGFLFDIDINYPYALACMILLICFVLSLGVKNRNLKDANAASSQASIHG is encoded by the coding sequence ATGGCATTATTATTAAAAAATCAGGGAGCCCTACTGATTCTGATGTTCAATATTTTCCTTGTCTTTACGGGGATCGGGCTTGTTATACCGATTATGCCAAAGTACATGGAGAGTTTGGGAATTACTGGGGGGACAATCGGCCTGTTAGTTGCAGCCTTTTCGCTGACGCAGCTTCTTTTTTCCCCAATTGCCGGGCGATGGGCCGATTCATTCGGAAGAAAAAAGATCATTGTGATTGGCTTGGTCGTGTTTGCTATCTCAGAAAGGATGTTCGGTATAGCGAATTCTCCGGTCCTGCTGTTTGTTTCTAGGTTGTTAGGCGGTATTAGTGCCGCACTGATTATGCCGGCTGTAATGGCTTACTCAGCAGATATTACAACGAATGAAGAACGAGCGGCCGGGATGGGGTATATTACGGCAGCCATTACGACTGGTTTTATTATCGGTCCAGGCATAGGAGGATACATTGCTGAATTTGGTATTCGCGCACCTTTCTATACCGCGGGAATTGCAGGACTGATTGCTGCATGCATCACGTTGTTCATCCTCAAGGAATCGAAACCGTCGGAAGAAGCATTATCTGACTCACATTCTAGTGAAAAACAACGAAGCAGTCTTCTTTCCCAGTTAATGTACTCCTATCGAGAGCCTTATTTTTTCAGTTTGATCATTGTGTTTGTCATGTCTTTCGGACTGGCTAATTTTGAAACGGTCTTTTCATTGTTTGTCGACCATAAGTTTGGATTTGAGCCGAAAGATATCGCGTTTATCATTACATTCGGGTCAATAGCAGGCGCAGTGGTCCAGCTTACTGCCTTTAGCTGGATCATGAATCGCTTTGGCGAGAAAAAGGTCATTTCGGTCTGTCTGCTCTTTGCTGGCTTGTTTATTGTTCTGACGCTGTTTGTTCACGGATTTTGGATGATTTTTGCGGTTACCTTTATCGTATTTCTGGCGATCGATATTTTGCGACCGGCCATCAGTACCCAAATGTCGATGCTTGCAAAGGATCAACAGGGGTATGTTGCTGGCCTTAACTCAGCCTTTACCAGTCTTGGGAATATTGCAGGTCCGATCGTAGCTGGATTTTTATTCGATATAGATATTAACTATCCGTATGCGCTAGCGTGTATGATTTTGCTTATCTGTTTCGTCTTATCGCTAGGAGTGAAAAACCGCAACCTGAAGGATGCCAATGCGGCTTCCAGTCAAGCGTCCATTCATGGATGA
- a CDS encoding glycerophosphodiester phosphodiesterase, with product MMRNKVMIATAALMVCVAPIASAAGNPHWSKTSPKEFDLQAHRGGLGLTVESTLASFSHALELGVSTLELDVQITEDKQAVITHDRKISGAKCRDTGPLFAGDPEYPYVGKYIKDLTLDQVRTLDCGTQTLPQYPEQRPSPGAGMPLLSDVFDLVKDYKANHVWMNIETKVEAGAPEQTAPREDFVQIVAREVRDAGMLDRVSIQSFDWGALMRMKEVEPRLPIVALTNGAQFLQPGQPGASPWLGGIDIDDFGGDLVAAAHSFGADAISPVHGSPQNGKFTDENYVPYVTKKMVEDAHKVGMKVIPWTVNDAPTMNKLIDDGVDGIITDYPDRLREVMEQRGLKQPKSYKTPKIEK from the coding sequence ATGATGAGAAACAAAGTAATGATAGCAACTGCTGCCCTTATGGTGTGTGTAGCACCAATTGCTTCTGCCGCTGGCAATCCTCACTGGTCAAAAACCTCTCCAAAAGAGTTCGATCTTCAAGCTCACCGCGGCGGACTCGGGCTCACGGTAGAGTCCACATTGGCGTCGTTTTCCCATGCCCTTGAATTAGGGGTGAGCACGCTCGAGCTCGACGTGCAAATCACGGAGGACAAGCAGGCAGTGATTACGCATGACCGCAAGATTTCGGGTGCCAAGTGCCGAGACACAGGCCCACTTTTCGCTGGTGATCCTGAGTATCCGTACGTTGGCAAGTACATAAAGGACCTCACTCTCGACCAAGTACGCACGCTGGACTGTGGCACACAGACATTGCCGCAATACCCAGAGCAGCGTCCAAGCCCAGGTGCCGGGATGCCGCTGTTGAGTGATGTATTTGATCTCGTCAAAGACTACAAGGCCAATCATGTGTGGATGAATATCGAGACGAAGGTAGAGGCGGGAGCACCAGAGCAAACCGCTCCGCGTGAAGATTTCGTGCAGATCGTCGCTCGCGAAGTCCGCGATGCCGGGATGCTTGATCGGGTATCGATCCAAAGCTTTGACTGGGGGGCGCTTATGCGCATGAAAGAGGTTGAGCCGCGCTTGCCGATTGTGGCACTGACGAACGGTGCGCAATTCTTGCAGCCAGGTCAACCGGGAGCTTCACCGTGGTTGGGCGGAATCGACATTGACGACTTTGGAGGAGACCTCGTGGCGGCGGCACACTCGTTCGGTGCAGATGCCATCTCCCCCGTGCATGGCTCTCCACAGAACGGCAAATTCACCGACGAGAATTACGTGCCCTATGTCACGAAGAAAATGGTAGAAGACGCGCACAAGGTCGGGATGAAGGTAATTCCGTGGACGGTCAATGACGCACCTACGATGAACAAACTGATCGACGATGGCGTAGACGGGATCATTACGGATTACCCGGACCGACTGCGAGAGGTCATGGAGCAGCGTGGTCTGAAGCAACCGAAGAGCTACAAGACCCCAAAAATAGAGAAGTAG
- a CDS encoding oxalate decarboxylase family bicupin — MNPPDKGNQIPQPMRSDGTGWVDLGPRNVMRDRQNPNMLVPPVTDAGLLPNLKFSFSDAFMTLNHGGWSREVTIRELPIATTLAGVNMSLTPGGVRELHWHQQAEWAYMLLGRARITSVDQRGRNFIADIGKGDLWYFPPGIPHSIQGLEEGCEFLLVFDDGHFSDLNTLSISDWFAHTPPDVLSANFGVPESAFADIPCKQVYIYQDEVPGSIEADEVESPYGTVPLPFSHRLLAQRPLITPGGSVRIVDSRNFPISKTIAAALVELRPGAMRELHWHPNNDEWQYYISGQARMTVFTGNGNARTFDYQAGDVGYVPFATGHYIQNTGTETVWFLEMFKSDHFVDVSLNQWMALTPHELVASNLCIGPELLDALRKDKWPVVKYPGYGYVP; from the coding sequence ATGAATCCGCCAGACAAAGGGAATCAAATTCCTCAGCCGATGAGAAGTGACGGGACCGGATGGGTCGATCTCGGTCCACGGAACGTCATGCGTGATCGGCAAAATCCGAATATGCTAGTTCCTCCCGTCACAGATGCGGGCTTGCTGCCCAATCTGAAATTTTCCTTCTCAGATGCGTTTATGACATTAAATCATGGCGGGTGGTCCCGTGAAGTCACCATACGCGAGCTGCCAATCGCCACTACACTTGCGGGTGTAAACATGAGCCTGACGCCAGGCGGTGTGCGCGAGCTGCACTGGCATCAGCAGGCGGAATGGGCCTACATGCTGCTCGGCCGTGCACGAATTACATCCGTTGACCAACGCGGACGTAATTTTATCGCAGATATCGGCAAAGGCGATCTATGGTATTTCCCTCCCGGCATCCCCCACTCGATTCAGGGACTTGAGGAAGGCTGCGAGTTTTTGCTCGTTTTCGACGATGGGCATTTTTCCGATCTGAATACACTATCGATCTCTGATTGGTTTGCTCATACGCCACCAGATGTGCTTTCCGCGAATTTCGGTGTGCCTGAATCAGCTTTTGCCGATATTCCCTGCAAGCAAGTGTACATATATCAGGACGAGGTTCCTGGTTCCATTGAAGCAGATGAAGTAGAATCTCCGTACGGAACCGTCCCCCTCCCTTTTTCCCATCGTTTACTCGCCCAACGCCCTCTCATTACACCTGGAGGCAGCGTGCGAATCGTCGATTCCCGCAACTTTCCGATCTCGAAGACAATCGCGGCAGCACTCGTAGAGTTACGTCCCGGTGCCATGAGAGAGCTGCATTGGCATCCCAATAATGACGAGTGGCAATATTACATTTCAGGCCAAGCGCGGATGACCGTTTTTACCGGAAACGGAAACGCCCGAACTTTTGACTACCAAGCAGGTGACGTCGGTTACGTTCCTTTTGCAACGGGGCATTACATCCAAAATACCGGGACCGAAACGGTGTGGTTTTTGGAAATGTTCAAGAGTGACCACTTTGTCGACGTTTCGCTGAATCAATGGATGGCGCTCACCCCGCATGAACTCGTCGCTTCCAACTTGTGTATAGGTCCTGAATTGCTGGATGCTTTGCGCAAGGATAAATGGCCTGTCGTCAAATATCCTGGATATGGCTATGTCCCGTGA
- a CDS encoding DUF4241 domain-containing protein produces the protein MNKIPNEQWLARYEQNKQKLAPLVDLHTYFTSTEISGKPINLLSLGEITIPTGDIMVRDPLVYLEKNSAPYFQKVPTGTFPLTVCVVTVEEDHYRYAAAKVEFTDKTPQKFTEALIGDEDLENLEEGEYFGFNVDAGLATVVDVKTRDAYLEFYDRWKKENPEGNIYDDYFADVFAQSYKDHPKYQRSAGDYINWTIPGTDLSIPMIQTGFGDGAYPVYFGLDENDQICQLVIQFIYIEFAFGEDDSEDES, from the coding sequence ATGAATAAGATTCCGAATGAGCAATGGCTAGCACGATATGAACAAAATAAACAGAAGTTAGCGCCCCTTGTTGATTTACACACCTATTTCACATCAACGGAGATCAGTGGGAAACCAATCAACTTGCTTTCATTGGGAGAAATAACGATTCCCACTGGAGACATCATGGTTCGTGATCCGCTTGTGTATCTGGAGAAAAATAGTGCCCCGTATTTTCAAAAAGTCCCTACAGGAACCTTCCCATTAACCGTTTGTGTGGTAACTGTCGAAGAAGACCATTACCGGTATGCAGCTGCTAAGGTAGAGTTTACAGATAAAACTCCCCAAAAATTTACGGAAGCCCTCATTGGAGACGAGGATCTCGAAAATCTAGAGGAAGGTGAATATTTTGGCTTTAATGTGGATGCAGGCCTTGCTACTGTGGTAGATGTCAAAACGAGAGATGCTTATCTGGAATTTTATGATAGGTGGAAAAAAGAGAATCCAGAGGGCAATATTTATGATGATTATTTTGCTGATGTTTTCGCACAAAGTTACAAAGACCATCCAAAATACCAAAGAAGCGCTGGAGACTATATAAACTGGACGATACCAGGCACCGATTTATCGATTCCGATGATTCAGACGGGATTTGGAGACGGAGCCTATCCTGTTTATTTTGGGTTGGATGAAAATGATCAAATATGCCAGCTGGTGATTCAATTTATTTACATTGAATTTGCATTTGGTGAGGATGACAGCGAAGACGAAAGCTAG